One region of Oryza sativa Japonica Group chromosome 5, ASM3414082v1 genomic DNA includes:
- the LOC4338923 gene encoding transcription repressor OFP13 codes for MVRKLPLSSVLYTINSARDIPPSSPPPPAATPPAWMWPSCKHPRAHSFRSPSAASAAAAAKTIASIFLDSGESSFANSSARMHHDCASDSLSTESDVSATAEDMADAIVRGLRSDRLLFEPRAPSSSILDKKPVRRAAGGGDDDDDGAASFGGGVAVAFDSEDPYEDFRASMAEMLAAHGVGDWGWLEAMLGWYLRANGKETHAAIVAAFVDLVVSTAARGSSSSRHSSFTLAGTDLESSSAGGGAAGHISFRLR; via the coding sequence ATGGTGAGGAAGCTGCCGCTAAGCTCCGTCCTCTACACCATCAACTCGGCCAGGGACATCCCACCCTCGTCGCCTCCCCCTCCGGCGGCCACTCCACCGGCATGGATGTGGCCTTCTTGCAAGCACCCTAGAGCTCATTCCTTCCGTTCACCGTCCGCCGCCTCGGCAGCCGCAGCGGCCAAGACCATCGCGTCGATCTTCCTCGACTCCGGCGAGTCCTCCTTCGCCAACTCATCCGCGCGCATGCACCACGACTGCGCCTCCGACAGCCTCTCCACCGAGTCCGACGTCTCCGCCACGGCCGAGGACATGGCCGACGCCATAGTCCGCGGGCTCCGCTCCGACCGCCTCCTCTTCGAGCCCCGCGCGCCCTCCAGCTCCATCCTCGATAAGAAGCCCGTGCGCCGcgccgcaggcggcggcgacgacgacgacgacggcgcggcgtcgttcggcggcggcgtcgcggtggCGTTCGACTCGGAGGATCCGTACGAGGACTTCCGGGCGTCCATGGCGGAGATGCTGGCCGCGCACGGCGTGGGCGACTGGGGCTGGCTGGAGGCCATGCTAGGGTGGTACCTCCGCGCCAACGGCAAGGAGACGCACGCCGCCATCGTCGCGGCGTTCGTCGACCTTGTCGTCTCCACGGCGGCAAGGGGCTCCAGCTCCTCCCGCCACTCGTCGTTCACTCTCGCCGGGACCGACCTGGAGAgcagcagcgccggcggcggcgccgccggccataTCTCTTTCAGGCTAAGGTAA